In Zingiber officinale cultivar Zhangliang chromosome 11B, Zo_v1.1, whole genome shotgun sequence, a single window of DNA contains:
- the LOC122034262 gene encoding CST complex subunit CTC1-like isoform X6, with protein sequence MERIPIISISDLVKLGRPLTGAASLCPAPSASPPPKKPKCDISDEVPVKIPLFADHCENSNPGTFSPLSRPVIIVGTVELFPWDAKISLGCLNHCFSFSDGSSRVCCYFLDFDLRMLRFRPHCFSFPWDAKISLGRKVKILAWNFLPLKHGDRGVLEVIRWSFTDFEAAFVSDSLLSMTSACSSREANMKCRGGAFGILKAVSSIFRVPCTKQKEDNLRNSGRNLMSRGDLTGFLVEILTCVCDVCNESSFVAERDDHHLKNKDCHSFSNSVFVYFMQPNFLWRPALYRLIGKSITISRLKRNLIFVGNEVSYEMFVSTPSTMVSLTNHSANCIYEESLKKSDEGMYNGVVTGIYMQGMVIELDDKVLLLIPDPPQHSLRMGAIVSVRNFHFIHVKYSWVKIILLGTCVKTCISVKSFSMTDIRSHSKSEGSSLLERFLESLTYSAKLWMLLLVSCFKKKFGGIFSYKDILGSKKKEGFAQTYATTLLPPSAFETKSGLFTNFCKHGRCSYQMESLSFLKLVIPISNLRSWCEVSWISLLAQKHNDNNQFGESPYFEQLYHREPLGNDMIRRIFSSDDMSFVLVGMLKVSPYSGRLQLTDATGSIDAVVPDLPLDVNFQAVYEVKDYKLVIEGSSKKIYMQQQYLDEPLSCRTIFQHFSPRASSQLVVYVHFYLKKSTCMHFTQFSTYMDNSDSLKCNSGEMFHLLYVTHKFPAYHSLHEDVSLSNSSGLFAEAFMSPYNLIPYVTSELDQFAEIFLTNLDKKSDCIDNFLRENYRSSQLPCLLVLSRSNSQSFQFPFYLHCARGFKDNGMLHNHSDSKILLEFSSNNLDKYQMLRVGSYYLLKCSGKGLDCKSKACKHITQVKPLVISESIIWRLSILFDEGKHQNGQSQHVCSCVSSVRNDKCLTENFCQPGQTFLHLNDETHGLSDVHLHMYSEAINQLEELESLLKSFHSIFPSLDKITTVSSCIQQMMAQAALTSGILIPANELPQGNLLSLSGNIESISIYDFKPKCACSSFTVCEHWSTCEVCMLVNDDCHTVRIRGSISRYAYPIGLGHAVNATFHKVLLTQNSSQTKELMLTPMSFIVVNTVKEICPLVNVEGLIQESRRNIPYEVLINTKSSSCLISNVLQCTDCDLIHLNCRAGCVYHYFGTGEPDTWTCNVATCRLSQNNNSKYPSTWLSSRGWIILMLLLG encoded by the exons ATGGAAAGGATCCCGATCATCTCCATCTCCGACCTCGTCAAGCTCGGCCGCCCTCTTACAGGCGCTGCCTCCCTGTGCCCAGCGCCATCGGCCTCTCCTCCGCCCAAAAAACCTAAATGTGACATTTCAGATGAGGTTCCTGTCAAAATTCCTCTTTTCGCTGACCATTGTGAAAATTCCAACCCTGGCACCTTCTCTCCCTTGAGCCGTCCCGTGATCATAGTTGGCACCGTCGAGCTGTTCCCTTGGGATGCTAAGATTTCCCTCGGCTGTTTGAATCATTGCTTCTCGTTCTCAGATGGCTCTTCGAGAGTCTGCTGCTACTTCCTGGATTTCGACCTCAGGATGCTAAGATTTCGACCTCATTGCTTTTCGTTCCCTTGGGATGCTAAGATTTCCCTCGGCCGCAAAGTCAAAATCTTGGCGTGGAATTTCTTACCACTCAAGCATGGTGATAGGGGAGTTCTTGAGGTGATCCGATGGAGCTTCACAGATTTTGAAGCGGCATTTGTTTCTGATTCGTTACTGTCTATGACTTCTGCTTGTTCTTCACGAGAAGCCAACATGAAGTGCCGTGGTGGTGCCTTTGGCATTCTCAAGGCTGTTAGCTCCATCTTCCGTGTACCTTGCACGAAGCAAAAAGAGGATAACTTGAGAAATTCTGGGAGAAACCTCATGAGTAGAGGAGACCTGACAGGATTCCTCGTGGAGATACTTACCTGTGTCTGTGATGTTTGCAATGAATCTAGTTTTGTAGCAGAACGTGATGACCATCATCTGAAAAACAAGGACTGCCATTCCTTCAGTAATTCAGTATTTGTCTATTTCATGCAACCTAATTTTTTATGGCGGCCAGCACTCTATAGGTTGATTGGGAAGTCAATAACTATTTCAAGGTTGAAGAGGAATTTGATCTTTGTTGGAAATGAAGTGTCATATGAGATGTTTGTCTCAACACCATCAACTATGGTATCTTTGACTAACCATTCAGCAAATTGTATTTATGAAGAAAGTTTGAAAAAAAGTGATGAAGGCATGTACAATGGTGTTGTTACTGGAATTTACATGCAAGGAATGGTGATTGAATTGGACGATAAAGTCTTGCTACTGATTCCTGATCCTCCACAACATTCTTTGAGGATGGGTGCCATT GTTTCTGTTAGAAATTTCCATTTTATTCATGTTAAGTATTCCTGGGTCAAGATAATCCTTCTTGGGACATGTGTGAAGACATGCATCAGTGTCAAATCCTTTTCCATGACTGATATAAG GTCTCATTCTAAATCTGAGGGTTCAAGTCTTTTGGAGAGGTTTCTTGAATCTCTAACATACTCAGCTAAACTTTG GATGTTACTTCTGGTCtcgtgttttaaaaaaaaatttggtggaatattttctTACAAGGATATTTTGGGATCAAAGAAA AAGGAAGGATTTGCACAAACTTATGCTACAACATTGTTGCCTCCTAGTGCCTTTGAAACAAAG TCAGGATTGTTTACTAATTTCTGCAAACATGGTCGGTGCAGTTACCAAATGGAAAGCTTATCATTCCTTAAATTG gTGATACCAATATCTAATCTCAGAAGCTGGTGTGAAGTGTCTTGGATTTCATTGCTAGCACAAAAACACAATGATAATAACCAATTTGGAGAAAGCCCATATTTTGAACAGTTATACCACAGAGAACCTTTGGGCAATGACAtgattagaagaattttttcaaGTGATGATATGAGCTTTGTTTTGGTAGGCATGTTGAAG GTTTCTCCATATTCAGGAAGGTTGCAATTAACTGATGCAACTGGAAGCATTGATGCTGTGGTGCCAGATTTACCATTGGATGTGAACTTCCAGGCCGTTTATGAG GTCAAAGATTATAAACTTGTAATTGAAGGTTCGTCAAAGAAAATTTATATGCAGCAGCAGTATTTGGATGAACCACTCTCGTGCAGAACCATATTTCAGCATTTTTCTCCCAGAGCCTCATCACAGCTTGTGGTTTATGTTCATTTCTATCTCAAGAAGTCAACTTGCATGCATTTCACTCAATTTTCTACTTACATGGACAACAGTGACTCCTTGAAGTGTAATAGTGGTGAAATGTTCCACCTATTatatgtcacacacaaatttcctGCATATCACAGT CTTCATGAGGATGTCAGTTTGTCAAACAGCTCTGGTTTGTTTGCTGAGGCTTTTATGTCGCCTTATAATTTGATTCCTTATGTGACAAGTGAACTTGATCAATTTGCAGAAATTTTCCTCACAAATCTAGATAAGAAGTCTGATTGTATTG ATAATTTCTTGAGAGAGAATTATCGGTCCTCCCAACTTCCATGTTTGCTCGTGTTGAGTAGAAGCAATTCTCAGTCATTTCAGTTTCCATTTTATTTACATTGTGCTCGTGGGTTCAAAGACAATGGCATGCTTCATAATCACAGTGATTCAAAAATCTTGTTAGAGTTCAGTTCTAACAACTTAGACAAGTATCAG ATGCTTCGTGTAGGATCATATTATCTTCTGAAGTGCTCAGGAAAGGGTCTTGACTGCAAATCAAAAGCCTGTAAGCATATAACACAAGTAAAGCCCCTTGTAATCTCTGAATCAATTATCTGGAGGCTTTCTATACTATTTGACGAAGGAAAGCATCAGAATGGGCAATCTCAACATGTTTGTTCTTGTGTTTCTTCAGTGAGAAATGATAAATGTTTAACTGAAAATTTTTGTCAACCTGGGCAAACATTCCTACATTTGAATGATGAAACTCATGGACTTTCTGATGTTCATCTGCATATGTATAGTGAGGCAATCAATCAATTGGAAGAATTGGAGTCCTTGCTGAAGAGTTTTCACAGTATTTTTCCTTCTTTGGATAAAATAACAACTGTGTCATCATGCATCCAACAAATGATGGCTCAGGCTGCTCTTACGTCTGGAATTCTTATTCCAGCCAATGAATTGCCTCAAGGAAATCTGCTATCGTTAAGTGGAAATATTGAGAGTATTTCCATCTATGACTTCAAACCTAAATGTGCATGCTCTAGTTTCACAGTTTGTGAACACTGGAGTACATGTGAAGTCTGTATGCTTGTAAATGATGATTGCCATACG GTGCGGATTCGTGGTAGCATAAGCAGATATGCTTATCCTATTGGATTAGGTCATGCAGTGAATGCAACCTTCCACAAGGTCCTGCTGACTCA AAATTCAAGTCAGACAAAAGAATTGATGTTGACCCCAATGTCATTTATTGTGGTTAACACCGTGAAGGAAATTTGCCCTCTGGTTAATGTTGAAGGTTTGATTCAAGAGTCCAGACGGAATATTCCATACGAAGTATTAATAAATACCAAATCATCGTCGTGTTTGATCTCAAATGTGCTGCAGTGCACTGACTGTGATCTCATCCACCTTAACTGCAGG GCAGGCTGTGTGTATCATTACTTTGGTACTGGAGAACCAGACACATGGACCTGTAATGTCGCAACCTGTAGGCTATCCCAAAATAACAACAGCAAGTATCCCTCTACTTGGCTTTCTAGTAG AGGATGGATCATCCTTATGTTATTGCTGGGCTGA